One segment of Synechococcus sp. A15-24 DNA contains the following:
- a CDS encoding GNAT family N-acetyltransferase, with product MTPIRLVHHAPGAPGLRWLGLGPDLRPCRALLKLQRLFDRHAFWARGRSFSQLRRLLAGSSTVVSLWRGKRLVGFGRATSDGFSRAVLWDIVVAGDLQGHGLGRRVIEELLHTPPVVGVERVYLMTTNSAGFYRQLGFQDASPQQLMVLRR from the coding sequence GTGACCCCGATCCGGCTGGTCCACCATGCCCCCGGTGCCCCCGGCCTGCGCTGGCTTGGCCTCGGGCCGGATCTGCGTCCCTGCCGGGCGCTGCTCAAGCTGCAACGGCTGTTTGATCGCCACGCCTTCTGGGCCCGCGGCCGCAGCTTTTCCCAGCTGCGGCGCTTACTCGCCGGTAGCAGCACAGTGGTGAGCCTCTGGCGCGGCAAGCGGCTGGTGGGCTTCGGGCGGGCTACCTCCGATGGCTTCAGCCGCGCCGTGCTCTGGGACATCGTCGTGGCCGGCGATCTGCAGGGCCATGGCCTCGGCCGCCGGGTGATCGAAGAACTCCTCCACACCCCGCCGGTGGTGGGGGTGGAACGGGTCTATTTAATGACCACCAACAGCGCCGGCTTCTACCGGCAACTGGGCTTCCAGGATGCAAGCCCCCAACAGCTGATGGTGCTGCGCCGTTGA